From the Rhizobium sp. WSM4643 genome, the window TCTTTGCCTTCGTGCCAGTCGTCATAGGCGCCGGCCGTTGTGCCGAGCTTTTGATATTCTTCTTCCCAGTGCGGATCGTTGTCGCCGATCGCAACGAGTGCCGCCGTGCCGATGGCAACGGCATCGGCGCCCAGCGCCAGTGCCTTGGCCACGTCGGCGCCCGAACGGATGCCGCCCGAGATGATCAGTTGCACCTTGCGATGCATGCCGAGATCCTGCAGCGCCTGGACCGCGGGGCGGATGCAGGCGAGCGTCGGCATGCCGACATTCTCGATGAAGACATCCTGGGTCGCGGCGGTTCCGCCCTGCATGCCATCGAGCACCACCACGTCGGCGCCGGCCTTCACGGCAAGCGCTGTATCGTAATAGGGCCGCGCGCCGCCGACCTTCACATAGATCGGCTTTTCCCAGTCGGTAATCTCGCGCAGTTCCAGGATCTTGATTTCGAGGTCGTCCGGGCCAGTCCAATCCGGATGGCGGCAGGCCGAGCGCTGGTCGATGCCCTTCGGCAGGTTGCGCATGTTGGCGACGCGATCGGAGATCTTCTGGCCGAGCAGCATGCCGCCGCCGCCGGGTTTTGCGCCTTGACCGACAACCACCTCGATCGCATCGGCGCGACGCAGGTCTTTGGGATTCATGCCGTATCGCGACGGCAGATACTGGTAGACCAGCGTCTGCGAATGGCCGCGCTCTTCATCGGTCATCCCGCCGTCGCCTGTCGTGGTGGAGGTTCCGGCAATCGTCGCGCCGCGTCCGAGCGCTTCCTTGGCATTGCCGGAGAGCGCGCCGAAGCTCATGCCGGCAATGGTGATCGGCGTCTTCAGGTGAATTGGCTTTTTGGCGAAGCGGGCGCCGAGGACGACCGATGTGTCGCACTTCTCGCGGTAACCTTCGAGCGGATAGCGCGAGATCGATGCGCCGAGAAACAGCAGGTCGTCGAAATGCGGCACCTTCCGTTTGGTGCCGGCGCCACGAATGTCGTAAATGCCGGTCGCCGCGGCGCGGCGGATTTCCGCCAGCGTGTAATCGTCGAAGGTCGCTGACTTACGCGGCGGGGTATAGGGGTTGTGATAGCTCATGGTGGTCCCTCGCCTTAATACGCGTCGGCGTTGTCGATATTGAAGTTGTACAGCTTGCGGGCGGAGCCGTAACGCTTGAATTCCTCGGGCCTCACTTCGGTCACGCCCGCCTTTTCGAGAAGTTCCGCCAGCTTCGTCAGATGCTCGGGACGCAGCTCCTTTTCGATGCAATCGGCACCCAGGCTCTTGACCGAACCGCGCACGAAGAGCTTTGCCTCGTAGAGCGAATCTCCAAGCGCATCGCCGGCATCGCCGAGTACCACGAGGTGGCCGGACTGGCCCATGAAGGCGGACATGTGACCGATATTGCCATGAACGACGATGTCGATGCCTTTCATCGAGATGCCGCAGCGCGATGCCGCATTGCCCTTGATGACAAGGAGGCCGCCGCGGCCGGTTGCGCCGGCATACTGGCTGGCATCGCCCTCGATGACGACGGTTCCAGACATCATGTTTTCCGCAACGCCCGGACCTGCCGAACCGTGAACGGTGACGGTCCCGCCATCATTCATCCCGGCGCAGTAATAGCCGACGGACCCCTTCACATCGACCGTGACGGGCGCATCGATGCCGACGGCAACCGAATGGCTGCCGCGCGGATTGACGACTTCGAAGGAAAGATCGTTCGAACCGTTCTGGATGTTGTGCAGGGCGCTGTTGAGTTCGCGCAACGGCGTAGTGGCAAGATCAATGACAGGCATGTTTCGATAACCCTTGGAGAATAGGCATGAGGCGCCGGTCAAGCGACCTTCTGGTGATCCCAGAAATAGACGGTTGCAGGCTCCGGCTCCCAGACCCGGGCATTCTCGATGCCGGGTAGGTTGACGAGCGCCCGGTATTCGGAACCGAAGGCGACGTACTGGTCCGTTTCGGCCATGACGGCGGGCTTGCAGGCGATCGCATCGCGCACGACGCCGAAGCCGGATTTCGTGCCGACGACGAAGGTGAAGAAGCCGTCGAGGTCATCCACCGCGCCTTCCAGCGCCTGGCCGAGATTCTTGCCCTTGGCCATCTCTGCCGTCAGATAGGCGGCGGCGACCTCGGTGTCGTTTTCGGTTTCGAAGGTCATGCCCTCGCGCTTCAGTTCGCGGCGCAGATTGTTGTGGTTGGACAGCGAGCCATTATGCACCAGGCATTGGTCGGAGCCGGTGGAGAAAGGATGGGCGCCGAGCGTCGTGACGGCTGATTCCGTCGCCATGCGGGTATGGCCGATGCCGTGGGTGCCGGCCATCGAATTGACCGCGAAGCGCGAGACGACATCCTTCGGCAGACCCGTTTCCTTATAGATCTCGATGGCGTCGCCGCTGCTCATGATGCGAACGTTCGGACGCAGTTCCGAAACGGCTGCCTTGCCCGTTTCGAGCAGGTCCCTCGCAAGCGTGATGACGGCATGCGTGCTCTTCACCTGGACGGCGACCGATGCGCCAACCGCCTGGCCGAGCTCGGCCTCGAGGCCGGCGAAATCCTTCTTCGGATTGGACGACTGGATGGTGATCTTGCCGCTGTTGCCGCTGGCGTCGCCATAGATCGCAATACCGGCGCTGTCCGGCCCCCGATCCGTCATCGTCACCAGCATGGAGGACAGCAATGCCCCGAGCTCCGGTTCGAGACTTTTATCCTTGAGGAAGAGACCCACAATTCCGCACATGACCAGACCTCCGTTCGTGTTGAAAAAGGACTAGCAGGTCTATTTTGAGTTTTCAACTGGGAAGAAAGATTTTTTCTTTTGAGGCAAGTCAGCTTTTCGAGCTCTGCTGTGGATAGCTGATGATCGAGAGGTATTTGCTCGGCAGTTTCACCAGCTGCTCCGGCCCATGCGGCGCATCGGCGTCGAAGAACAGACTATCGCCGGGCTGCATCTGAAAAAGCTGGTCGCCGTGGCGGTAAACGACTTCGCCCTCAAGCATATAGAGAAATTCCATCCCCTCGTGCTGGAAGGTCGGGAAGATGTCGGAGTCGGTCGTCAGGGTGATGAGATAGGGCTCGACGATGACGCCGCTGGTATTGTTGTCGATATGACCGAGCACATTATATTGATGACCGGCGCGCGTGCCGCGCCGTTCGAGCTCGATGCCTTGGCCTGCCTTGACGAAGACGGCGTTGCGCGGCTCCTCGAAACGGCGGAAGAAGGCCGTCAGCGGCACGCCGAGCGCCCGCGACAGCGATTGCAGCGTCGTCAGTGACGGTGAGATGTTGCCGTTCTCGATCTTCGACAGCATGCCGAGCGAAATGCCGGTCGCCGCCGCCAGATCGGTGACGGTAATGCCGAGTTTTTTGCGGTAGGCGCGCACCTCATGGCCGATCGCCATTTCGAGGTTGTTTTCCTTCGGCTCGCGAACGGCGTGCGGGTCCTGGGAAAAGGGAGCGCGTCCGCCAAGCGCCTGTTCCGGTTGCTCTGCCGCTTCACGCTTGGGTTTCATAGGTTTTCCCCTGCCGCCTTCTCTTTTGTTCAAGGCAACCCTATCGCCATAGTGAAAATTCCTCAACCGTGAAGAAAACCTATTCCCGCCGCGCCGCGCGCGGAGCGATGCCGTAGAGGGCACGGAACATCCGGGAAAAATGGCTCAGGCTGGAAAAGCCGGTGGCCACCGCGATTTCCGAGACGGAAAGCGGGCTCTGCTTCAGCAGCCGATGGGCATGCTGCAGCCTGATCCTGCGGTACTGCTCGAGGAAGGTACTGCCGAGGTGAGCCGAAAAGAGCCGGTCGAGATGGCGGGTGGTGACGCCGGCAATGCGCGCCATGGCGGCGCGCTCGAGCGGCATCTCGATCGTCTCCTCCATCCGTTCGAGAACGCTGAGCAGGCCGGGATGATAGACGCCATAGCGCTGCGCCAGCGAGGCGCGCTGGGGTGCAGCCGGCTCGTTGACCTCCGTATGAAGATACCAGTCGCTGACCCGGCGGGCGAAATCCGGCCCCATGCGCTCGGCGATCAGCACATGCATCATGTCGAGCGGTGCGATGCCGCCGCCGCAGGTAATCCTGTTGCCGTCGATCAGGAAGCGCGCCTGGCGCGGCGTGAGGTCCGGGAAGGCTTCGAGAAGGGCTGCGGCATGCTCCCAATGGATGGTGAAGTCGCGGCCGCTAAGCAGTCCGGCGGCGGCCATCAGATAAGAACCGCCCGAGATGCCGCCGATCCTCACACCTTCGCGCGACAACTGCCGCAAGCAGGAAAGCACGCCGGGATACCGCCAGTCGCGGGGCAAGCCGCCGGCGCAGACGAAGGCCGTTCCGAGCCCCGAGCCCCTGACAGGGAGAGGTTCGGCGGGGACGCTGACGCCCGAGGAGGAGAGTGCCGCTGCGCCATCCGGCGAGAAGATCTGCAGCCGATAGATCTCACGTCCCGCCAAGAGATTTGCCGCCCTGAGCGGTTCCGTCGCCGAGGCATAGGACATCAGCGCAAATCCCGGGATAAGGATGAAGCCGATCGTCTGGGCATTTCTGCTATCAAGTGAGGACATGTCTCTTTCTTAGCCATTTATGTCCTTATTGTACAAGTCTGCCCGCCTCTTTCTGGCATCATGCAGTTGTTCATTTGGGATTGACCCATGCGCTATTCCGCTCTTTCGATTTTCCTCAACGGCCTTCGCGGCAACAAAAGCTGGTTGCCTGCCTGGCGCGACCCGGCGCCGAAGCCGCATTACGACGTCATCATCGTCGGTGGCGGCGGCCATGGTCTTGCCACCGCCTATTATCTTGCCAAGGAATTCGGCGTCACCAATGTCGCCGTCCTCGAAAAGGGCTATCTCGGCTCCGGCAATATCGGCAGGAACACGACGATCATTCGCTCGAACTACTTGTTGCCGGGCAATAATCCTTTCTACGAGCTGTCGATGAAGCTCTGGGAAGGGCTGGAGCAGGACTTCAACTTCAACGCCATGGTCTCGCAGCGCGGCGTGCTCAACCTCTTCCATTCCGACGCCCAGCGCGACGCCTATACGCGCCGCGGCAACGCCATGCGGCTGCACGGCGTCGACGCCGAGCTTCTCGACCGGCAGGCGGTGCGCAAGAAATTGCCCTTCCTCGGCTTCGACAATGCCCGTTTCCCGATCATGGGCGGCCTGTTTCAGCCGCGCGGCGGCACGGTGCGCCATGATGCGGTCGCCTGGGGTTATGCGCGCGGCGCCGATCAACGCGGCGTCGACATCATCACCCAGTGCGAGGTGACCGGCATCCGCAGCGAAAACGGTCAGATTACCGGCGTCGAGACCAGCAAGGGTTTCATCGGCTGCGGCAAGCTGGCGCTGGCCGCCGCCGGCAATTCCACCGTCGTTGCCGATATGGCCGGCCTGCGGCTGCCGATCGAAAGCCATGTGCTGCAGGCCTTCGTTTCCGAAGGACTGAAGCCGTTCATCGACACGGTCGTCACCTTCGGCGCCGGGCATTTCTACGCGTCCCAGTCGGACAAGGGCGGCCTGGTCTTCGGCGGCGATATCGACGGCTACAATTCCTATGCCCAGCGCGGCAATCTCGCTTCGGTCGAGCACGTCGCCGAAGCCGGGCTGGCGCTGATCCCGTCGCTGTCGCGCGTGCGCTATCTGCGCTCCTGGGGCGGCGTCATGGATATGAGCATGGACGGCTCGCCGATCATCGACCGCACCCATATCGACAATCTCTATCTCAACGCCGGCTGGTGTTACGGCGGCTTCAAGGCCACACCGGCCTCCGGCTTCTGCTACGCCCATCTGATCGCCCGCAATACGCCGCATCAGACCGCCCGCGCCTTCCGGCTCGATCGTTTCGCGCGCGGCTATCCGATCGACGAAAAGGGCGTCGGCGCCCAGCCCAACCTGCACTGAGGACATTTGACGATGGCAAGCCTGATTTCCTGTCCCCATTGCGGCGCCCGACCGAAGGAGGAGTTCTCGATCCGCGGCGATGCGGGCCTTATCAGGCCGGCGCCGGATGCCGGTGCGGATGCTTGGTTCGATTATGTCTATCTGCGCGATAATCCGAGGGGCCGGCACAGCGAATTCTGGCACCACTCCTCCGGATGCCGGCGCTGGCTGATCGTCGAACGCGATACCGTCACCCATGCGGTCCATGGCGTCCGCGACGCCGCCCTTTCCAAGCTCGGCGGAGAACCGGCATGACGAGCTTCCGTCTTTCCTCCGGCGGCCGCATCGACCGCACGACTTCGCTCGGCTTCACCTTTGACGGCCGGCCGCTCGAAGGCCATCCGGGCGACACACTCGCCTCGGCGCTGCTTGCCAACGGCGTCCAGCTCGTCGGCCGCAGCTTCAAATATCACCGGCCACGCGGCATTCTGACGGCGGGCGCTGCCGAACCGAACGCGCTGGTGACGACAGGCAACGGCGGGCGCACCGAGCCGAATACACGCGCAACGATGATCGAGCTCTACCAGGGGCTGACGGCAAGGAGCCAGAACCGCTGGCCCTCGCTCGGCTTCGACGTCGGCGCGGTCAACGGGTTGCTGTCGCCCTTCCTCAGCGCCGGTTTCTACTACAAGACCTTCATGTGGCCGGCGGCCCTCTGGGAAAAGCTCTACGAGCCGGTGATCCGCAAGGCGGCGGGCCTCGGCAGGGCCTCCTACGAGGCCGATCCCGATTCCTACGAGAAATGCTGGGCGCATTGCGATCTGCTGGTGATCGGCGCCGGCCCGGCCGGTCTTGCCGCAGCGCTGACAGCTGGCCGTGCCGGGGCGCGCGTCATCCTCGCCGACGAGGGCCCCGAACTGGGCGGCAGCCTGCTTTCCGACAGCGGTTCTGTCGACGGCAAGCCGGCGGGCGCGCTTCTGAGAGAGCTGCTTTCCGAACTGGAGGGACTTCCGAATGTGCGGCGTCTGCCGCGCATGACGGTGTTCGGCTGGTACGACGACAATGTCTTCGGCGCCGTCGAACGGGTGCAGAAGCATGTGGCGATGCCCGATCCGGAACGCCCGGTCGAACGATTGTGGCGCATCGTCGCCCGCCAGGCGATCCTTGCAACCGGCGCAGAAGAGCGGCCGCTCGTCTTCGGCGGCAACGATATTCCCGGCGTGATGATGGCAGGCGCGATGCGCAGCTATCTCAACCGGCAGGCGGTCGCGCCCGGCAGAAGCACGGTCATCTTCACCACCAACGACGCCGGTTACAGCACCGCCGCCGATCTTGAAGCCGCCGGCCTCGCGGTCGCGGCGATCGTCGACAGCCGCGCGGATGGAGGTGGGAGTTGGCAGGGGCGCGCCGACGTGCTGAAGGGTGCCAGGGTCATCGATGCGTTTGGCGGCAAGCGCCTGCGCGGCGTCACCGTCAAGACCGCAGACGGCATCCATCGGATCGAAGCCGATGCGCTTGCCATGTCGGGCGGCTGGAGCCCGATAATTCATCTTGCCTGTCATCGCGGTGGAAAACCGCAATGGTCGCACGAGGCCTCGGCGTTTCTGGCGCCTGTCCAGCAGGAAGGACTGACCGTTGCCGGCTCGGCTGCCGGCATCGCGCAAACCGCGACCTGCCTCGGCGATGGCGCCGCAAAGGCAGCTGCCGCGTTGAAGGCAATCGGTTTCACAGCGGCGGAGCCGGCCTTTGGCGCGGCTTCCGAGACGGCTGCACAGGCAAAACCGCTCTGGTCGGTGAAGGGTTCGAAGGGCAAGGCTTTCGTCGATTACCAGAACGACGTGCATCTCAAGGACCTCGGCCTCGCCGTCCGCGAAGGCTACGGCCATGTCGAGCTCGCCAAGCGTTACACCACATCAGGCATGGCGACCGACCAGGGCAAGCTTTCCAATATCAACGCCATCGGCATTCTTGCCGAGGCGCG encodes:
- a CDS encoding GlxA family transcriptional regulator, producing MSSLDSRNAQTIGFILIPGFALMSYASATEPLRAANLLAGREIYRLQIFSPDGAAALSSSGVSVPAEPLPVRGSGLGTAFVCAGGLPRDWRYPGVLSCLRQLSREGVRIGGISGGSYLMAAAGLLSGRDFTIHWEHAAALLEAFPDLTPRQARFLIDGNRITCGGGIAPLDMMHVLIAERMGPDFARRVSDWYLHTEVNEPAAPQRASLAQRYGVYHPGLLSVLERMEETIEMPLERAAMARIAGVTTRHLDRLFSAHLGSTFLEQYRRIRLQHAHRLLKQSPLSVSEIAVATGFSSLSHFSRMFRALYGIAPRAARRE
- a CDS encoding class II glutamine amidotransferase; the encoded protein is MCGIVGLFLKDKSLEPELGALLSSMLVTMTDRGPDSAGIAIYGDASGNSGKITIQSSNPKKDFAGLEAELGQAVGASVAVQVKSTHAVITLARDLLETGKAAVSELRPNVRIMSSGDAIEIYKETGLPKDVVSRFAVNSMAGTHGIGHTRMATESAVTTLGAHPFSTGSDQCLVHNGSLSNHNNLRRELKREGMTFETENDTEVAAAYLTAEMAKGKNLGQALEGAVDDLDGFFTFVVGTKSGFGVVRDAIACKPAVMAETDQYVAFGSEYRALVNLPGIENARVWEPEPATVYFWDHQKVA
- a CDS encoding helix-turn-helix domain-containing protein codes for the protein MKPKREAAEQPEQALGGRAPFSQDPHAVREPKENNLEMAIGHEVRAYRKKLGITVTDLAAATGISLGMLSKIENGNISPSLTTLQSLSRALGVPLTAFFRRFEEPRNAVFVKAGQGIELERRGTRAGHQYNVLGHIDNNTSGVIVEPYLITLTTDSDIFPTFQHEGMEFLYMLEGEVVYRHGDQLFQMQPGDSLFFDADAPHGPEQLVKLPSKYLSIISYPQQSSKS
- a CDS encoding sarcosine oxidase subunit delta — encoded protein: MASLISCPHCGARPKEEFSIRGDAGLIRPAPDAGADAWFDYVYLRDNPRGRHSEFWHHSSGCRRWLIVERDTVTHAVHGVRDAALSKLGGEPA
- a CDS encoding sarcosine oxidase subunit beta family protein, with translation MRYSALSIFLNGLRGNKSWLPAWRDPAPKPHYDVIIVGGGGHGLATAYYLAKEFGVTNVAVLEKGYLGSGNIGRNTTIIRSNYLLPGNNPFYELSMKLWEGLEQDFNFNAMVSQRGVLNLFHSDAQRDAYTRRGNAMRLHGVDAELLDRQAVRKKLPFLGFDNARFPIMGGLFQPRGGTVRHDAVAWGYARGADQRGVDIITQCEVTGIRSENGQITGVETSKGFIGCGKLALAAAGNSTVVADMAGLRLPIESHVLQAFVSEGLKPFIDTVVTFGAGHFYASQSDKGGLVFGGDIDGYNSYAQRGNLASVEHVAEAGLALIPSLSRVRYLRSWGGVMDMSMDGSPIIDRTHIDNLYLNAGWCYGGFKATPASGFCYAHLIARNTPHQTARAFRLDRFARGYPIDEKGVGAQPNLH
- a CDS encoding FMN-binding glutamate synthase family protein, producing the protein MSYHNPYTPPRKSATFDDYTLAEIRRAAATGIYDIRGAGTKRKVPHFDDLLFLGASISRYPLEGYREKCDTSVVLGARFAKKPIHLKTPITIAGMSFGALSGNAKEALGRGATIAGTSTTTGDGGMTDEERGHSQTLVYQYLPSRYGMNPKDLRRADAIEVVVGQGAKPGGGGMLLGQKISDRVANMRNLPKGIDQRSACRHPDWTGPDDLEIKILELREITDWEKPIYVKVGGARPYYDTALAVKAGADVVVLDGMQGGTAATQDVFIENVGMPTLACIRPAVQALQDLGMHRKVQLIISGGIRSGADVAKALALGADAVAIGTAALVAIGDNDPHWEEEYQKLGTTAGAYDDWHEGKDPAGITTQDPELMKRLDPIAAGRRLANYLKVMTLEAQTIARACGKNHLHNLEPEDLCALTMEAAAMAQIPLAGTNWYPGKGGY
- a CDS encoding GXGXG domain-containing protein, with the translated sequence MPVIDLATTPLRELNSALHNIQNGSNDLSFEVVNPRGSHSVAVGIDAPVTVDVKGSVGYYCAGMNDGGTVTVHGSAGPGVAENMMSGTVVIEGDASQYAGATGRGGLLVIKGNAASRCGISMKGIDIVVHGNIGHMSAFMGQSGHLVVLGDAGDALGDSLYEAKLFVRGSVKSLGADCIEKELRPEHLTKLAELLEKAGVTEVRPEEFKRYGSARKLYNFNIDNADAY
- a CDS encoding sarcosine oxidase subunit alpha family protein; the encoded protein is MTSFRLSSGGRIDRTTSLGFTFDGRPLEGHPGDTLASALLANGVQLVGRSFKYHRPRGILTAGAAEPNALVTTGNGGRTEPNTRATMIELYQGLTARSQNRWPSLGFDVGAVNGLLSPFLSAGFYYKTFMWPAALWEKLYEPVIRKAAGLGRASYEADPDSYEKCWAHCDLLVIGAGPAGLAAALTAGRAGARVILADEGPELGGSLLSDSGSVDGKPAGALLRELLSELEGLPNVRRLPRMTVFGWYDDNVFGAVERVQKHVAMPDPERPVERLWRIVARQAILATGAEERPLVFGGNDIPGVMMAGAMRSYLNRQAVAPGRSTVIFTTNDAGYSTAADLEAAGLAVAAIVDSRADGGGSWQGRADVLKGARVIDAFGGKRLRGVTVKTADGIHRIEADALAMSGGWSPIIHLACHRGGKPQWSHEASAFLAPVQQEGLTVAGSAAGIAQTATCLGDGAAKAAAALKAIGFTAAEPAFGAASETAAQAKPLWSVKGSKGKAFVDYQNDVHLKDLGLAVREGYGHVELAKRYTTSGMATDQGKLSNINAIGILAEARGVSPAEVGTTTFRPFYTPVSFGALTGTSRGKHFQPARKSPLHGWAEKNGAVFVETGLWYRSSWFPRAGETTWRQSVDREVLNIRMNAGLCDVSTLGKIEIFGKDAAAFLDRIYCNGFAKLALGRARYGIMLREDGFIYDDGTTSRFSDEHFFMTTTTALAAGVLTHLEFCAQTLWPDLDVCFASSTDQWAQMAVAGPKSRPILQEIVDEDLSDAAFPFMSARKVTLFGGRLEGRLFRISFSGELAYELAVPAGYGEGVADAIMVSGEKHGICAYGAEALGVMRIEKGHVTHAEINGTVTPGDLGFGRMVSSTKPDFIGKAMLARQGLQDPERPRLVGVKPLNPASGFRTGSHILADGVAATLENDQGYVTSSAFSPGLGHTIGLALVKRGPERIGERVTVWNGLRNEFTDAVLCHPVFIDPENEKLHA